The Anser cygnoides isolate HZ-2024a breed goose chromosome 19, Taihu_goose_T2T_genome, whole genome shotgun sequence genome contains a region encoding:
- the TEKT3 gene encoding tektin-3 isoform X1 — translation MELVGSPLTATHAHPRSTPTNFLPAISTMASSYKNRFPYYPLPQSFSLPWAPSAYYRTAAINPTLAPFSGSAQGLTPSKMLPFVSNRTSLFTRYTPDDWYRSNLTNYRESETSRHNSENLRVDTSRLIQDKYQQTKKTQVESTKNLGERVNDIEFWKSELCHELDEMIGETNALSDMKRRLERALAETEAPLQVAQECLLHREKRMGIDLVHDNVEKELFTEVDVIRSCQERMQRFLDRAKAQLASNRAAQHELERDLANKQTAHRIDDKCHHLRNTSDGISYYRGVERVDATISVPDSWAKFTDDNILLSQSERAASAKLRDEIENLLVVTANEMWNQFNSVNVAFTNRIAETADAKSKIQTHLAKTLQEIFQIEMSIEAIRKAIRDKVPPLKVAQTRLDERTRRPNVELCRDSAQLRLVNEVHELDETIQSLQQCLRDAEDTLQTLVRAKAVLEHDLAVKANSLFIDQEKCMGMRKSFPCTARLVGYV, via the exons ATGGAGCTCGTCGGCTCGCCCTTGACGGCAACTCATGCCCACCCGAGATCGACCCCCACCAACTTTCTGCCTGCCATCAGTACCATGGCTTCGAGCTACAAGAACCGTTTTCCTTACTACCCCTTGCCTCAGAGCTTCAGCCTTCCCTGGGCACCCAGCGCCTACTATAGGACGGCTGCCATCAATCCCACTTTGGCTCCCTTTTCTGGCAGCGCCCAGGGGCTCACCCCCAGCAAGATGCTGCCGTTCGTATCCAACAGGACGTCCCTCTTCACCCGGTACACCCCCGACGACTGGTACCGCTCCAACCTCACCAACTACAGGGAGTCGGAGACGTCCCGGCACAACTCGGAGAACCTCAGGGTCGACACCTCCCGCCTGATTCAGGACAAGTACCAGCAGACAAAGAAAACGCAAGTGGAGAGCACCAAAAACCTGGGAGAGCGTGTCAATGACATTGAATTTTGGAAGTCGGAGCTCTGCCACGAGCTGGATGAGATGATCGGGGAGACCAACGCGCTCTCCGACATGAAGAGGCGGCTGGAAAGAGCCCTGGCGGAGACCGAGGCCCCGCTCCAG GTCGCTCAGGAGTGCTTGCTCCACCGGGAGAAGAGGATGGGCATCGACCTGGTGCACGACAACGTGGAGAAAGAGCTCTTCACA GAGGTGGACGTCATCAGGTCGTGCCAGGAGAGGATGCAGCGCTTCCTGGACAGGGCGAAAGCCCAGCTCGC GTCCAACAGGGCGGCCCAGCACGAGCTGGAGAGGGACCTGGCCAACAAGCAGACAGCCCACCGCATCGACGACAAGTGCCACCACCTGAGGAACACCTCCGACGGCATCAGCTACTACCGCGGGGTGGAGCGGGTCGATGCCAC CATCTCGGTGCCGGATTCCTGGGCCAAGTTTACGGACGACAACATCCTGCTCTCCCAGAGCGAGCGGGCGGCCTCTGCCAAGCTGCGGGACGAGATCGAGAACCTGCTGGTGGTGACCGCCAACGAGATGTGGAACCAGTTCAACAGCGTGAACGTCGCCTTCACCAACCGCATCGCTGAGACAGCCGACGCCAAGAGCAAGATTCAGACCCACCTGGCGAAG ACGCTGCAGGAAATCTTCCAGATCGAGATGAGCATCGAAGCCATCCGAAAAGCCATTAGGGACAAAGTGCCTCCGCTAAAAGTCGCTCAGACCCGGCTGGACGAGCGCACGCGGAGACCCAACGTGGAGCTGTGCCGGGACAGCGCCCAGCTGCG CCTCGTCAATGAGGTCCACGAACTCGATGAGACTATCCAGAGCCTGCAGCAGTGCCTGAGGGATGCCGAGGACACGCTGCAGACTTTGGTCCGGGCCAAGGCAGTCCTGGAGCACGACCTGGCTGTCAAAGCCAACTCTCTCTTCATTGACCAGGAGAAGTGCATGGGGATGCGCAAGAGCTTCCCCTGCACGGCGCGGCTGGTGGGGTACGTCTAG
- the TEKT3 gene encoding tektin-3 isoform X2: MELVGSPLTATHAHPRSTPTNFLPAISTMASSYKNRFPYYPLPQSFSLPWAPSAYYRTAAINPTLAPFSGSAQGLTPSKMLPFVSNRTSLFTRYTPDDWYRSNLTNYRESETSRHNSENLRVDTSRLIQDKYQQTKKTQVESTKNLGERVNDIEFWKSELCHELDEMIGETNALSDMKRRLERALAETEAPLQVAQECLLHREKRMGIDLVHDNVEKELFTEVDVIRSCQERMQRFLDRAKAQLASNRAAQHELERDLANKQTAHRIDDKCHHLRNTSDGISYYRGVERVDATISVPDSWAKFTDDNILLSQSERAASAKLRDEIENLLVVTANEMWNQFNSVNVAFTNRIAETADAKSKIQTHLAKTLQEIFQIEMSIEAIRKAIRDKVPPLKVAQTRLDERTRRPNVELCRDSAQLRITPTLSPPGGEARHPRVSGAATPVQQGGG; encoded by the exons ATGGAGCTCGTCGGCTCGCCCTTGACGGCAACTCATGCCCACCCGAGATCGACCCCCACCAACTTTCTGCCTGCCATCAGTACCATGGCTTCGAGCTACAAGAACCGTTTTCCTTACTACCCCTTGCCTCAGAGCTTCAGCCTTCCCTGGGCACCCAGCGCCTACTATAGGACGGCTGCCATCAATCCCACTTTGGCTCCCTTTTCTGGCAGCGCCCAGGGGCTCACCCCCAGCAAGATGCTGCCGTTCGTATCCAACAGGACGTCCCTCTTCACCCGGTACACCCCCGACGACTGGTACCGCTCCAACCTCACCAACTACAGGGAGTCGGAGACGTCCCGGCACAACTCGGAGAACCTCAGGGTCGACACCTCCCGCCTGATTCAGGACAAGTACCAGCAGACAAAGAAAACGCAAGTGGAGAGCACCAAAAACCTGGGAGAGCGTGTCAATGACATTGAATTTTGGAAGTCGGAGCTCTGCCACGAGCTGGATGAGATGATCGGGGAGACCAACGCGCTCTCCGACATGAAGAGGCGGCTGGAAAGAGCCCTGGCGGAGACCGAGGCCCCGCTCCAG GTCGCTCAGGAGTGCTTGCTCCACCGGGAGAAGAGGATGGGCATCGACCTGGTGCACGACAACGTGGAGAAAGAGCTCTTCACA GAGGTGGACGTCATCAGGTCGTGCCAGGAGAGGATGCAGCGCTTCCTGGACAGGGCGAAAGCCCAGCTCGC GTCCAACAGGGCGGCCCAGCACGAGCTGGAGAGGGACCTGGCCAACAAGCAGACAGCCCACCGCATCGACGACAAGTGCCACCACCTGAGGAACACCTCCGACGGCATCAGCTACTACCGCGGGGTGGAGCGGGTCGATGCCAC CATCTCGGTGCCGGATTCCTGGGCCAAGTTTACGGACGACAACATCCTGCTCTCCCAGAGCGAGCGGGCGGCCTCTGCCAAGCTGCGGGACGAGATCGAGAACCTGCTGGTGGTGACCGCCAACGAGATGTGGAACCAGTTCAACAGCGTGAACGTCGCCTTCACCAACCGCATCGCTGAGACAGCCGACGCCAAGAGCAAGATTCAGACCCACCTGGCGAAG ACGCTGCAGGAAATCTTCCAGATCGAGATGAGCATCGAAGCCATCCGAAAAGCCATTAGGGACAAAGTGCCTCCGCTAAAAGTCGCTCAGACCCGGCTGGACGAGCGCACGCGGAGACCCAACGTGGAGCTGTGCCGGGACAGCGCCCAGCTGCG CATCACCCCGACGCTGTCCCCGCCTGGAGGAGAAGCCAGGCACCCAAGGGTGTCCGGAGCAGCCACCCCCGTGCAGCAAGGAGGGGGCTGA